The Solanum lycopersicum chromosome 6, SLM_r2.1 genome has a window encoding:
- the LOC101259162 gene encoding large ribosomal subunit protein eL15, with the protein MGAYTYVSELWRKKQSDVMRFLQRVRCWEYRQLPSIVRVTRPTRPDKARRLGYKAKQGYVVYRVRVKRGGRKRPVSKGIVYGKPTNQGVTQLKFQRSKRSVAEERAGRKLGGLKVLNSYWINEDSTYKYFEVILIDSAHAAIRNDPRINWICNPVHKHRELRGLTSAGKKYRGLRGRGHLHHKARPSRRATWKRNQTLSLRRYR; encoded by the exons ATGG GCGCCTACACTTATGTGTCAGAGCTATGGAGGAAGAAGCAGTCGGATGTGATGAGGTTCTTACAGAGGGTGAGGTGCTGGGAGTATCGCCAGCTTCCATCAATAGTGCGTGTTACTAGGCCTACTCGTCCTGACAAGGCTCGACGCTTGGGTTACAAAGCCAAACAG GGCTATGTGGTTTACCGTGTTCGTGTGAAGCGTGGTGGAAGGAAGAGACCTGTATCCAAGGGTATTGTGTATGGTAAGCCCACCAACCAGGGAGTTACCCAGTTGAAATTTCAACGTAGTAAGCGATCTGTTGCTGAGGAGCGTGCTGGTAGGAAATTGGGTGGTCTTAAGGTCCTCAACTCTTACTGGATCAATGAG GATTCAACATATAAATACTTTGAAGTGATCCTGATTGATTCAGCCCATGCTGCTATAAGGAATGACCCAAGAATCAACTGGATCTGCAACCCAGTGCACAAGCATAGAGAGCTTCGTGGACTGACTTCAGCTGGAAAGAAATACAGGGGTCTCCGAGGAAGAGGACACTTGCACCACAAGGCAAGACCCTCAAGAAGGGCAACCTGGAAGAGGAACCAAACTCTGTCTCTACGCCGTTATCGTTGA